The following DNA comes from Zonotrichia leucophrys gambelii isolate GWCS_2022_RI chromosome 4A, RI_Zleu_2.0, whole genome shotgun sequence.
CCTGcgctggcacagcagggcccgGGGCTGTTCCCCTCCCTGAGGGAAGCTGAGGGAGGCAGGGCCGCGAGGGAGGCAGGGCCGCGCGCGCACCGCCAGGcggcgcccccgccccgccgagCGCGCGGAGCCCGGGGCGGCCGCGCGGCGCTTCCGGCGGCGCAGGAAGGGGCGGCGCGCGCGGCTCCGGtgagcggcgggagcggcggggccgcggccggggAGCTCGGGGAGctgcggcgggagcggcggtaCCGCCGGGGCCGCGGGTCGGGGAGTCTGGGGAGCTGCGGCGGCTCCGGCACCGAGCGCCGTGGAGCGGGGCAGGCGGGGACCGGGCTCCGGGAGGGCTCCCCGCGGGCCGCGTCAGCGCCCGAGCCCGTCCCGCCGCCTCTCGGTGCTGCGGGCGAGGAGACGGCGGGGCCCGGGCCGTGTGGTCACGGCAGCGGAGAGGGGCCGGGGCACAGAGCTCGTGTCGTACCGTTACCGAGAGCTGCGACCGGGAACCTGGATATCGCCACAGCTTTCACCAGCCTCGTCCCGGTGCGGGAGATAAGGGAACTGCAGCGGGGTTTAGAGATTGCGGACTGCATTAGAACCGTATGGAACCTGCACTAGTGCACTTATTCCTGTGAGTTCTTACAGTGCGTCTCTTTTCTAGGAAAAATGATTTCTGAAAGCAGCTCCTTCATCAAGGGTGTGGTGCTTGGAGGAGTCTTCTGCATGTTGGTTACGCTCCTCGGACACATTAAGGTGGGCCATGGGACCAAAGCACATCACCACGAGCATCATCACATCCAAGCTCCCAACAAGGAAGATGTCTTAAACCTCTCAGAAGGGGAACGTGTGGAGCTTAGTAAAAACATCAATGTGTACTGTATAATCCTTGTCAAACCAAAAGATCTGGGGCACTGGGCTGCAGCAAGGGAGACCTGGAGCAAGCACTGTGACAAGGCAGAATTCTACAGCTCAGAAAAGGTCAAAGTGTTCGATTCTGTGGCCGTCAACACAAATGATATGTGGGCAATGATGCGCAAAGCTTACAAGATCGCGTACGAACACTATAAGGATGAATTCAGCTGGTTCTTCCTTGCATATCCAACAACATTTGCTATAATTGAAAATCTCAAGTATTTCTTATTGAAAAAAGACCCCTCTCAGCCTTTTTACATAGGCCACACTGTGAAATCTGGTGACCTTGAGTATGTAGATGGCGAGGGAGGGATCGTCTTAAGCATTGAGTCGCTGAGACGCCTCTCCCGTGTTCTCGAAGACCCTGAcaagtgcccagagcagggaggtaTGATTTGGAAACTGGCAGAGGACAAACAGCTGGCCATCTGCCTGAAGTACGGCGGCGTGTTTGCCGAAAACGCCGAAGATTCCGAAGGGAAAGACGTCTTCAACACTAAATCCGTGGGGGCGCTCATCAAGGAGGCCATGTCCACGCACCCGCAGCAGGTGGTGGACGGCTGCTGCTCCGACATGGCCATCACCTTCAGCGGGCTGGCCCCCAACCACATGCACGTGATGATGTACGGCGTGTACCGGCTGCGGCCCTACGGGCACTCCTACAGCGACGCCCTGGTGTTCCTGCCCCCTCCGGGCTCCGACAATGACTGACGGGCCTCGGGGAAGGCTTGGAACGTGGTGTTGGCTCTTCTCACAACACACAGTTGTACTGACACGTTCTGGTACTGGTGTACAGGTTCTTTTGCACACTGAGGGTTGGGAAAGCTCTTCATTTTAAAAGTGgaaggagaatttttttctaaatctttTATAGAGAAATGCTTTTGACAGTGCTGGaatgaaattataaaaagaaGATGTTAATGTTTattataaaaggaaattaagttTATAGGGGGGGTTTGtacatgtaaatatttattaatgaaaatgaaatggaCTTTAGTCTactcttaaaaatatatttttgcaagACTTTGATTATTTCAGTTCTTCCAGGCATTTCTAGAATGTCTTTATACCTTTCTAAGTTGTACCAATAAAACTGACTACAGATTGAGTCTAAAAGACTGTAACTTTAAGCTATTTCTTTTACACTCAATACACACTCAATATCTTGAGCTTATACAGCAACTTCCACCTCATGTACAGCCTTCTAACAGCCGGAAGCAAGGTGACAAGAAATCTTGCAGCAGAGTAATATCAAGTGCCCTTTGGACTACTGTTTCTAagcagacaaaagaaaaagataaactGTATTTGCATAGGTATTAACATGGTCAGGGAGTCTGTTAGCACAAGATTAATTGCTCATTTAAAATTTCACTCCATCTATAAGCATGTTAGAATAAAGGTTCAGTATTATTTTTACTCCTGTTAGTGGATGCTAATAGTGTTGACAAGGAAGAATTTGGTTAATTGTCAGTACAATCTgatgtttggtttggggtttttcatgctctctttttttttttttttttaacaatagaGGGCACTCAGTTTTACACAAGTTTCTGGGTCACACTCCTATCCATCCACAGCCTGTGTAAACAAAGAGCACTTCAGTACTTACTCCATTTAGACTTCAGTGACCTGACATGGGTGTTTCAAGACTTGAGGAAGGTGTAACATCCATCTGTTACATCTGTGATTGTCACAGGTTTTGTTGGTACTACAATATTCATAAAACAGGAGCAGACTGTTCTCTCAGCTTTAACCAGCCAGTTGTAAcaccctgccctgagctgcaaGTGGGCAGGTGGGGAAGTGAAACAGCAGCTTCAGAGCTGATGACAATATCCAcatcttgggttttttgttttaagcatCAGGTTTTTGACAAGACAACTGCTCAGACCCCCATACAGGCTCCCACAGATCAGCTGCTTTCTGAAAGGTGAGACAAGATGCACCTGCTCATCCCCTTATCAGTCAGAGCTcagctgacagcagcacaaTTGCTGCCAAAACCCAGGTAAAACTTGTACTTTTGATGTTTTGCTAATCTGGTTTATAAATTCAGCCTTATTTGACTTGTATCTCCTTACAGAATAATACAGCTGCAAAAACTTCGACAAAACCAGGTAAAGCAAGCAAAACTTTCAGTGTTTCTGATTATTAAAAACAGTTCTGACCCCCCTGCAGCAACAGCAGTCATTGGAGAATGAGAGTGAACAAttccaacaagaaaaaaatcttattgtCACAGATTTGAGGTGCTGTAGGACAACAGGAAGAGATAAGAtggaagaaaaccacaaaaagcaaGACTAGCTCATtttacaacaaaaaaaccccaccaacacTGAAACATTAAGTGATTTCCCACAGTACCAGAAATCAATACATTTACAATGAAATCTTTAAGATGCACAGAAATGCTCACCAGCATTCTGAAATTCTGAGGTATGATCAGAACTCTTTCTGCAACACTGCTTACATTTTGTCTTCCTACATTGATAGTTTCAGATTTACCCTGTCATTTTCAGAAGTAGAGTcttgtaaataattttacagaattttaaaagcagcattccTTCTGCCATGATTTAACTTGGCTTTAGAATCAGCTGGAGAACACCTTGGCTATTATCATCTGTAAAGGTCCAGGGTGGGGAAACCAAGCCTGCAGAACAGCACCACAAGGCACTGGCACACCAAGTTACGttctgctgctgtaaaatgCATGTGTTTAAGTCTTGAAGTGTTAATAAATGCTTCCAGAGACAGTTATGAGTGGTAGACCTTAAAAGTTTCCTTAATTTATTACAGTATTCCATTTTTCCATAGGCATAGCTTTGGGTATGCTGAACAAAGGACTGGGTTATCCAGACAGACACACAGTGCTCCTGAACCCCTTCTGTAGCTGTACAGACATGTGGCAGTGGGCACAAGCTGGGAGCTCTTCAAGTTCCACCTGAAAAAGTTGCTCCTGGCTATACTGAAAAACATGTTTTGCTGTCATGCCTTTATTTAACAGTGACTTTGTTTCTGCTCCTAAAATAAGGCGGCACACAGGGAGTAGAGAGCATCAGGCACCAGGGTGGCACACCCTTCACTGGCAGTGTGCCCACCAGAACTACAAACTCCTCCAGAAGGAGAGCAGTATCAAAGTGTTGGCAGGTAGAAATCTGAACATACAGACAGTCTTCAGGTATGAGCCACCATAAAAGAATTTCTAATGCACATATCAGGCTGAGTTCATAAATCCTATACAGATAAATGCgtattaaaaagagaaaatccttaagtaaaagtaaaatgaaGTTAATGCTCTTaataagttaaaaaataatgtcaAAAAACCTGATTTCTCCACATTCAAGAAACTAGGTAGACTAACAAGATGTcaagaaaaaatctgaaatgcttCAGAGGTTTTGTAAACCATATTTATATTTCACACACACTTTATATTATGCTTTTAGAAGAgcacaaaaatgtaaacatttcttggctttttcctcctttccattTGAAATAGTCTACTCACAGTCCATGCAGAATCTTTCAACAAATATCTTCAGTCACTGAAGACTCAGGTTTAAGACAAAACAAAGTAActgtaataaaaagaaatctagAAAACTATTGTAGCCTAACAGTACTTTTGCATTCAACTGATTTATTTAGCATAGCcacagaacaaaataatttgtacATTCAGTCACATTAAAAACAAGGAATTACAAAGCAGTCCACATTTAATCTAAGTGCATTCCTTTGGAGTAACAGTTCCTGTTGTTTCACTTGTATGTCTTCATATGCCAAAGGCCATCATTTAAATAGTGGATATTCTCAATACCAATCCCTTTGTTGACCTTCTCACTGTAGGAGGAAAAACACACAGCAGTGTTAGCTAGGTTAAACATGAGAGCACtacaaaatacattatttcaaGTAGAAACTGCAACATTTGTCAACTGGAAGGGGAAAGCTACCAATCACAAAGTCATTATCTTCCACAGCAGGTGGACAAGAAACAATATTTGTTATTACATGTGCCCACATTGCTGACTGATAAGAGGACAATATTTGCCTTCCACGTCTTTTCAACAGCTTTCCACAGTTTCTTTGTGGGACACAGTTCTTCAGACAACACTTCTGCTACTTTTCTCCATATTACCATTTCTCCATCAAAGTAGCACAGCACCTCCAATTGTGCACCTCCAATCCAAGCACTGGATGTGGTACAAGATGACTGGAATGCAGAATCTAACAAGTTCTGGTTCCAAGTGTGCCAATGACACAATCACATGCAGGTGAGCTGCCTCACTTCTAGTTGCAGGTCATCTACCCACTtcataaagaattaaaaatgctaAATTTATGTGCCAAGGAGTTGCAGCTTGTTAGAGACATGCTATCCTCCATAGTATTGACTATCTTTTGAATCATgccatcttttaaaaattactggcTTCTGTctatttttccagtttaaaaaaaccaccaatGAACTAGTTTTGCcacaataaacaaaacaaatctctTTTTGGGAGTGAGAACAAGTTTCATTCCCCTGGATAATATAATTTACTCTATTTACACCAAGTGTTCTGTTACCTACACAATCTGTCCAAAAGTATCAGGAAGGGAAATGCTGCTAACACAATATTAACACATTATATGTAGTAATTACACCAAGAGATTGAAATTGAAATCCCACTGCCTAAACCAGAAAATTGTGGAACAATGTCACACAAAAAAGCAGCTaagaggctgcagagaggagtATCACTTCATCTTCCTCTCCAGTTCATGTTGCTTCTCCCAGGAACAGGATATTCAGCTGCAAGGCCGGTGGATTTGAAGGTAGGTATACAAAGGACCTTGGTTTGCAATGATCACAGTGTGTCACTGCTCTCTTAGGACTGGGACACAGGTAGCTTTTCTTTCTACTTGCTCTTGGAGTCTTTTGAAGCACCACAAAGAATCTTGAAGAATAGAACTCCTCAACAGCTACAGCAGGTCCAAATCCAGGTTTCTGcagtccctctccatccctgtcctccAAGACATTCCCCCCTCTCTGCCTCGTGCTATTATTATGACTTAGGACAGGCTTGTTGAGAATTACCCAACAAAAGAGAGTAACTtgttttcaccaaaaaaagctTCCTCTCTGCCCCCAGGTGACAGGTCTGGAAACCAAATCAGCTGAGTGCACCTCACATCCTACAAGATGTTACTAGAACTTAAAATGACAAAGTGATTTAGCTACTTATGATTTAGCACTATCTGAAAGCCAAGAACAACTAACATCCATTTcaattttctgtctctcttttccttctcagtttTCTGTTTATCCCGAGCAGAACTCTGAAATTCACAAGAGGCTCAGCTGAGTTAGTCAGCACATCAAGCAggagtgctgggctgctgtgggtACACCCTGACGAAAAAGAGCAGGccacagagaaaaaacagcCTGGGCAGGCAACCAAGATCCAGCAGGACTTGAGTTTCTGCAGACAAAAATCTCTTCGATGTTTTCAATCCTCTCAAATCCAAATTACACCTCTTGCCTAGCCCAGGAGGTACTCTGTACTCAACACATGCTGCAACAGCAGTGCAGTAACCTTGACAGTGGTGCTTACACTCCAAACTAACACAAGAATAATAACATGGGACAGGTTATAGTTCAGCTTTTAAAACACTTACATGTCCTCAGCTGACATCTTCATTACTCCCACACATAATGCATGTTGTTTTCCCTCTGCCATAATTGCCTACAAATTACTGCTAAGGAAAACAGAGTTCTTTTTAAACTATTTCAGAAAAGTCAAAGCAATATAAAGAAATTACTTCCAAAAACACTTTCAAAACCCAGTGTCGAACTTTTAATCTTTTAGTAATTCTAGAGTTCCAGTTCTTAAAGATAAGCAAAACAATGCACTGAATTTAACAATTGAATCAGTGTGTAGAACAAAGCATGCATTTATGAACTTGGAACagcaattacagaaaaaatCTCCCAGTGCtaaatttcttcctttgtgtCTAACACAGAGATGACAGTCTCTGCCTTTCTGGAACAAAACAGCACATGTTTGTGGGGCCATTTTAGATTCCAAGGCACAGAAGAATTGAGACACCAATTTAAAAACCACAAGTACTGAAATCACATGTGTCCTTTTCAGAGCTTAGCAACACGTGATGTTCACTGCTGATCTTTTCCTATAGCATCCAACTAAcaacaaaagcagcacagcttgGTGCTGTAAATGCTGTATTTGTTCATGGTTCTTTTCTCAGTAATATAAGGAGTGAATTAGCACACTTTCCTCATTTGACATACACTAACTTCATCAGACACAGAGAGCAAGTCCTAACTGCAGTAAAGCCGATCCTACTCACCTTTCCTAATTCCCTAAGAATAGGAGAGAATTCTTCTGAAGGGAATACAAGATTGACTAAGGAGGCAGGGCACAAATTGCACTGCACCTCATCTACTTTTACCATTATGCATAAAATCACTAAGGAGCTCCACTTACCAATGAGATTAATGAAACAGCAGCCCACCCAACAGTACAGCAGGAATAGTTATGTGGTTTGGAACATACagtaagtgaaaaaaatattaacaactTTAACCTTGCCAAGCAATATCTAaacctctgcagctcctttctgATTATTAGTTATTTCATTAAATCCAATTAAAACTCAAAGTAATACAGATAAAAAtcaactgaaaaaaacacaagaacAGAAATGTAACTCATCCCACAGTGAGATGAATTCATATTTAAAAAGGATACAACAACAGTGTCAACAGCAGCAGGGTAAAGCTTTGCTCCAGGAGATGTCAGGCCAGGGCACATTATATTAGCTCCACTCAGGACGAATTTAATGGCGCCTTTATCAACCTGCTGATGCGGGAGAATAAATGGGTCTAGGAGGGGAAAGACACAGCATTGCCATTAATACAGCACCAGCACAACAGGAACAGCTCATTGTAAAGTCAGTTTAAACAGGGCAGTGAGATAGAGAGTGTCCTGCAAGGGTAGAGGTATGAGAAACAATtaccagagctcctgctgggtgGTACTGTCCCAAAAGGACACAAACACCGACCCAAAGGGACACAAACACCGACCCAAAGGGACACAAACGCTGTCCTCCCAGATCACATCTTTTATCTGAGAACCAAAGGTATTCCAGCACTTCAGGCTATGGCTCCTGCACACTCTCAGACCCACAGACTGAGCAACAATTTTCCACTAGGGAAAACAATCACACAAGTGCCCATCCTAAGAGATCTTAAAACCAAGGGGCCTTAAATTCTGCCAACTCCATGTACTCTTACAAATTACTCcaacatgaaagaaaaacagtttaacgttaacagaacaaaaaaggcaaacacAGACAAAATTCATGAAAGGTGTCAGCTCTCCAAGCCATCCTTCAAGGGCAGGCACACTCCTGAAGCATTTCCAACACTGAGATCTGACTGAATAACGTTCTTTAGAGATTCAAAACAGAGTAATACAATCAAGcagaacagcaagaaaatattgCAAGAGCAAATTGTGAAAAGTAAAAAGCATGCAGCCTAAGTTTCTACAGGAGACAGATATACATCATTAAACTCAGGaagacagaatatttttctagtAAGAACTTACAAGTATTTGTATAACAAAAagacttgaaagaaaaaagataggGACCAACAATAGCAAACTTATATCTCTGTTCCAAGAGAGCCTCTCAAGATTTTTTTACAGAGCTTTACACAATTTAATTCTTACTTAAGTTCAGATTGCTTAGCATATAGGATGGAGGCAATTAGCATAGACAGgtgaaatagaaaattaataaattccAGTTAAGAAAGTATACTGTGTCTTTAACATCTATTCTGGAACATGCATATGCATGGAATATATGGAATGGAGGctctttttaatttgtttctaGAGATGTCCTGTGGAATCACACTGTCACCCTgctcttcccagcacagcccccctcAGAACACTTACATTTGTGAAGCAACCTTAGTGTCGGGTAAAAAATCCCTTCTCTTTGCCTGAAGAACAGCAACTCCCCATTCACAGTGAGGATTTCTATATGTTCATGActgcaagattaaaaaaaagaaaatccaagaGCTACTTAACCCTTCTACACtttaaatacagtattttaCTTAATGGAGTCTGGTCTATCTTAGCACCTGAGAATAAAAACAGTCAATTAGCAACAAAATTTAAAGctaaaaatattatctttttGTATGACTTGTTCTTCAGCAGTGGtctccttcttcccccttcGAGAAAAAAGAAACCTACTGACCAAATACACAAACCGCATTTCCTTGGCGCTGCTTTTTAAATGCAATACAAAGAGCAAATAATGAGGATTCAGCAAAAATGTACTATcctctattttaaaaaaaagtaaaataatcaaGATAATACATGGAAGCCCAAAAATAGTACAAAATGTTACTGACAGGAATCCAAACAATTTTGAGCTTCCATGTGCATAAAGCTGAATACTTCCCTTCAACAACAGGCTGATCCTTGGAGAGACCCTGAGTACACTGCACATTAGCTACTAGGAAGCATTTTTAAGCTCCTCAAGCATCCGACTAGCATGTGCCTTTAAAGCACAACTTTCTAACTAGCTATTAAGAGATGATAGATGCCTATCAAAGGTGGTACGTTTATTTACCGTACAAAGGAAACCTACAAATGAAGAAATCCTAGCACCTTGAAAGCAAAGTTGAAGAGAAGAGATACTTACCATCTTACTATTTTGACTGGATCTTTCTTTGGCATGATTTGGTTTAGCCATGGTTCAATAACAGGAAACTGGTCTATCAGTTGATTCTTGATACCTTTAATAACTGAAGTCTTCAGCTGGATACAGTTTGATACATTCTCCTTTTCATCAAATCTGTCAAATGAAAGTGTTTTAGAAATGCAGTTTGTTCCTCAAAAGATGTATTTTTCAGGAGCTGTCTTCAGAAGTGTTTATAGATTCACTATAGAAGTCTAATAGCAGACTGACTGTCCAGCTTTCAAATGCAGGATTTCATTAATGTTAAATTTGTCCCTGGGGaacacctgggctgggggaaggcAGGGGGTCCCCCCTTTGTAGCCTGTCTTCACCCCTAAACTTTTTGTACGGCCACAGCCCGTGTTCAGTGTCACAGATAAACCCCGGCCCAGGGCGCTATTTTACCCAACTCCAAGAGAACTCTGCCGGCAACACAaacacccacagccctgccaagatGCGAACCCTCCACGTCCACCACAGAAACACGACCGGCGCTCTGCACCAGCCCAAGTTGGGATAAGTTAATGACTCAGCTCCATTTACCGAGCGAGTTCCCAGGGCAAAGCCGAGGgctgcgggcggcggggcccgaGGAGGccgcggggccgctcccgccAGCGCAGCGCCGAGCCCGGGGCTGAGGgggcgccgggcccggggccgaGGGGGCGCCGggccccttcccttcccctcccttcccttccttcccccgcGCCCCCAGCCCGGCCGCACTCACTTCTTGAACATCCTGCGGGCGGGCAggccgggccggcggcgggcgggcagccacagcctcggCGCTGCTCACACGCGGCTCCGGCCGGGCCGTGCCTCGCTCCGCGCCCGCCGGAAGCGCCGCTCCATCCCCGCGGAACGGGCGGGGCCAGCCGGCAGCGCCGGGGCGGTGCCTGCGCCGCCCGCCTCGCATCGCCCCCTGCCCGCCGCTGCCCCCCGCACAACACAGTATTGttgttattatcattattattattattgggGCTTCACAGCCACCGGGTTACTGGTACTGACAGGCACGGCGCTGTTTCCCAGGTAATAGATCGCTTTTTGGTAAAATAAGGAGAGCGAAGTGCTAATAGCTACTGGCATcatttaaacacaaaatatgtttaatgggaaaaaacacAGCCATCTTCAAACTAGCAGAGCAGAAGCTATCCTCGCGACAGCTTCAGAGGACACAAGATACTGTCAACAGCATTCGGGGGGGTGGGAAATAGAGTTCTTGTCAAACAGCAGATACTGGAGCCGGGCAGGGAATCAGGCCCAGGTGACAGTGCCTCATCTTCAGGGTGGGGAGAGAGCAGAAACCTGGCTTGTAGAGAAGATCTCATCCAGACAGATGGATTCTGGTGGAGAGAGCCATCCATAGTGTTTTTTAGAATCAAATTAGGTTTTGCCATCACGATGCAGCAATTGTTAATAGAAAGCCATAGGCAGACAGAATTCACCACACTGCTTTTTCACTCTTTGAGGAGCAGACTTGTGTTTGTTCTTTAGGCTCGTGTTTGCTATACAAACAGACATGCAGGTGATTACCCAGTCTCTTTATAGTCAGGGAAATGCCACCACTGACAtaaaggggagggaggagaggacaTAAAACACCAGGTTACCATTGTGATAGCAACCGAGTTCTTTTTTCTATACGAAACAATTTAATCACCTTTGATACTATAACACGTAATTAAAATCTAATACTTAAAAGTTACATCAGCCAAACAAAGTAAAATCAAACTTTATACATGGTATCATCCAAATAGTGCAGTACAGCTTTGGAAACAAACACActaataactttttaaaatgataGGAATTAACTATAGCATTACATAAATAGTCAAACATTTCATTCATGAATGCCACCTTCACCTACTTTGTAGCATCACTAAAAATACTGAGTGATGATCAAGAATTCAGTTTTAACTGAAACACAGTGACACTGCTCATCCCCAGgattagaaaatgaaaatgggaGTTAATCACACTGACAAACTATTCCATATGTTCTGGTGATCCTCAGAAAAACTTTCATCAAATAATACTTTGCTGTGCAAACAACATCTTTTAAAACTGTAATGAAAAATTCATCATATCCTACCTCAAATGATAGAAACACAAGGTAAACTTCTACCCTTCAGAGAAAGACAGCACATCTCACTGAAGTCACCTGAGCCACTGGTTTCACACCTGTCTAAAACAGCAAGACTATgcccaaattttaaaaaattgcctttGTCAAGAAGAAGGTCTTACCTCTACACTTCTGCTACCTTAAAGCAGTGTTACTGTTCAGCCTCAACACCAAAAGGCTGGAGACATTTGCTCTGGTTGCAGGGTCACTTTTAAGtaccaaaattttaaaagcatggtACCTGCACAAGACTGACAAAGCAAGGGGAACATCCAGCAACTGCCCTGACAGAAACCACCCCTCAGGATCACGTGCTAAATAGAAAGGACTTAGGATTTCACCCCTCCCATAAGTATTGgtagaaaaagggggaaaatccatCACATCTGGCTTCTTCCTGGATCCCCAGAACTAGCATTACCTTGCCTCCATCTGCTCTTTTATATCCAAAAGCCAAATATTCTAACTGATGGGACAAAGTCATTGACTGTCAAAACCAGACTGAAGCTTtgttttgctggggttttttcaaaTGTACTTTTCTACACATTACAAGCATGACCTTCCTGGCCTCAGGAGTTGTCTGACAGTGACTCTGTCATAAAACATACTCCAGAAGAGCCTCAGTAACATTACATTCCTATCTCTATGTACCAGTTTATGTCAAATTCCTGTCATCTTTTCCTATCCAACATAAAAGTGCCACTAGACTAGCCCTGAGGagctctggtgtctgctgtacGAGGTGTGTGCTCTCGGCTGAATCTCCTGGAACAAAACCTCATCACTTGGTTTGTT
Coding sequences within:
- the C1GALT1C1 gene encoding C1GALT1-specific chaperone 1 gives rise to the protein MISESSSFIKGVVLGGVFCMLVTLLGHIKVGHGTKAHHHEHHHIQAPNKEDVLNLSEGERVELSKNINVYCIILVKPKDLGHWAAARETWSKHCDKAEFYSSEKVKVFDSVAVNTNDMWAMMRKAYKIAYEHYKDEFSWFFLAYPTTFAIIENLKYFLLKKDPSQPFYIGHTVKSGDLEYVDGEGGIVLSIESLRRLSRVLEDPDKCPEQGGMIWKLAEDKQLAICLKYGGVFAENAEDSEGKDVFNTKSVGALIKEAMSTHPQQVVDGCCSDMAITFSGLAPNHMHVMMYGVYRLRPYGHSYSDALVFLPPPGSDND
- the MCTS1 gene encoding malignant T-cell-amplified sequence 1; translation: MFKKFDEKENVSNCIQLKTSVIKGIKNQLIDQFPVIEPWLNQIMPKKDPVKIVRCHEHIEILTVNGELLFFRQREGIFYPTLRLLHKYPFILPHQQVDKGAIKFVLSGANIMCPGLTSPGAKLYPAAVDTVVAIMAEGKQHALCVGVMKMSAEDIEKVNKGIGIENIHYLNDGLWHMKTYK